One window from the genome of Mycolicibacterium gadium encodes:
- a CDS encoding potassium transporter Kup, whose amino-acid sequence MNPPAGSQALRLGVIIAALGVVFGDIGTSPIYTLQTVFNPNDPHPVPVADSHVYGVVSLIFWSVMIIVTLTYVTLVMRADNNGEGGIMALITLLRRWTGGRGRRTSAVLAAAGLFGAALFFGDSMITPAISVLSAVEGIAVIDPGFRDFVVPITAVIIVGLFAVQSRGTATVGRFFGPVMILWFTAIGACGVHGIVDNPEILKALSPTYALEFMAGHFHIAFFALAAIVLSVTGAEALYADMGHFGRRAITSGWLGLVLPALTLNYFGQGALVLSDESMVSAPFFLLTPEWARIPMVLLATAATVIASQAVITGAFSVASQAARLGYLPRLRIEHTSASTIGQIYVPWINAVLMVAVLILVFAFRSSAALAYAFGMAVTGTITITTTLFFYYARTRWGWPLWSVLVGGGLLLVVDLMFFAANLTKLVHGAWLPLTIAVVAFTVMTTWQKGRRIITRAREKAEGPLREFVDELVHRDPPLVRIPGTAIFLNRGRETAPLAMRAIVDHNHVLAEHVIVLSVVTENVPRLPDSERITHDDLGYASDGIVHVAARFGYMERPIVPRALALLSADDTEGPFDLENASYFLSKLDLCMGDAPTMPAWRKRLFIATSHITADAAGHFGLPLSRTVIVGSRVEV is encoded by the coding sequence GTGAACCCACCAGCCGGCAGCCAGGCCTTGCGGCTGGGGGTGATCATCGCGGCGCTGGGTGTGGTGTTCGGCGACATCGGCACCAGTCCGATCTACACGCTGCAGACGGTGTTCAACCCGAACGACCCACACCCCGTTCCGGTCGCCGACAGCCACGTCTACGGCGTGGTCTCGCTGATCTTCTGGTCCGTGATGATCATCGTCACCCTCACCTACGTCACGTTGGTGATGCGCGCCGACAACAACGGCGAGGGCGGCATCATGGCCCTGATCACGCTGCTGCGGCGCTGGACCGGTGGCCGGGGCCGACGCACCTCGGCGGTACTTGCCGCGGCGGGGCTGTTCGGGGCCGCGCTGTTCTTCGGCGACAGCATGATCACGCCTGCGATCTCGGTGCTGTCGGCCGTCGAGGGCATCGCGGTGATCGATCCCGGCTTCAGAGACTTCGTCGTGCCGATCACCGCCGTGATCATCGTGGGACTGTTCGCGGTGCAGAGCCGGGGCACCGCGACGGTCGGCCGCTTCTTCGGCCCGGTGATGATCCTGTGGTTCACGGCGATCGGCGCGTGCGGGGTGCACGGCATCGTCGACAATCCCGAGATTCTCAAGGCGCTGTCGCCCACGTACGCACTGGAGTTCATGGCCGGCCACTTCCACATCGCGTTCTTCGCACTCGCCGCGATCGTGCTTTCGGTCACCGGCGCGGAGGCGTTGTACGCCGACATGGGTCACTTCGGCCGACGTGCGATCACGTCCGGCTGGCTCGGCCTAGTGCTTCCCGCGTTGACGCTGAATTACTTCGGTCAGGGCGCGCTGGTGTTGAGTGACGAGTCGATGGTGTCCGCGCCGTTCTTTCTCCTGACTCCGGAGTGGGCGCGAATTCCCATGGTGCTCTTGGCAACAGCGGCGACTGTAATCGCGTCGCAGGCGGTGATCACCGGCGCGTTCTCGGTGGCTTCGCAGGCCGCGCGGCTAGGTTACCTGCCAAGGTTGCGTATCGAGCACACGTCCGCCTCGACCATCGGGCAGATCTATGTGCCGTGGATCAACGCCGTACTGATGGTCGCGGTGCTGATCCTCGTGTTCGCGTTCCGCAGTTCGGCGGCGTTGGCGTACGCGTTCGGCATGGCGGTGACCGGAACGATCACGATCACCACCACGCTGTTCTTCTACTACGCACGGACGCGCTGGGGATGGCCGCTCTGGAGCGTACTGGTCGGTGGCGGCCTGTTGCTCGTGGTCGATCTGATGTTCTTCGCGGCCAACCTCACCAAGCTCGTGCACGGCGCATGGCTGCCGCTGACCATCGCCGTGGTGGCGTTCACCGTGATGACGACATGGCAGAAGGGCCGGCGAATCATCACGCGCGCAAGGGAAAAGGCCGAGGGGCCGTTACGGGAATTCGTCGACGAGCTGGTGCATCGGGATCCGCCACTGGTGCGCATTCCCGGCACTGCGATCTTCCTCAATCGGGGCCGCGAGACCGCGCCGTTGGCGATGCGCGCCATCGTGGACCACAACCATGTGCTGGCCGAGCACGTCATCGTGCTGTCGGTCGTGACCGAGAACGTACCGCGGCTGCCCGACTCCGAGCGGATAACTCACGACGACCTCGGCTACGCCAGTGATGGGATCGTCCACGTGGCCGCGCGTTTCGGATACATGGAGCGGCCGATCGTCCCGCGCGCGCTCGCGCTGCTGAGTGCCGACGACACCGAGGGGCCCTTCGATCTGGAGAACGCCTCATACTTCCTGTCGAAGCTCGACCTGTGCATGGGTGATGCGCCAACGATGCCGGCGTGGCGGAAGCGACTGTTCATCGCCACCTCGCACATCACCGCCGATGCGGCCGGGCACTTCGGTCTGCCGCTGAGTCGGACGGTCATCGTCGGCTCCCGCGTCGAGGTCTAG
- a CDS encoding O-methyltransferase — translation MTTTLANPKVAAALDRMFAESAEQFAAMRDGGTDFSRLASATAQERADAFSDYYLPVTQDAGRLLYSLVRAARPATVVEFGMSLGISAIHLASAVRDNGSGRVVTTELSAAKVAAAKKTFAEVGLDDLIEVLEGDAVATLEQLSGPVDFVLLDGWKELYVPVLELLEPRLSPGTLVVADNTSMAELAPYLEYVREPANGYVSVNFPARDADSMEISCRV, via the coding sequence GTGACGACCACACTTGCAAACCCGAAAGTCGCCGCCGCCCTCGATCGCATGTTCGCCGAGTCCGCGGAGCAGTTCGCCGCGATGCGCGACGGCGGCACCGACTTCTCCAGGCTGGCGTCGGCCACCGCCCAGGAGCGAGCGGACGCGTTCAGCGACTACTACCTGCCGGTCACCCAGGATGCGGGCCGGCTGCTGTATTCGTTGGTGCGCGCGGCCCGGCCCGCGACCGTGGTCGAGTTCGGCATGTCGCTCGGAATCTCGGCGATCCACCTCGCATCGGCGGTGCGTGACAACGGCAGCGGCCGCGTCGTCACCACCGAACTCAGCGCCGCGAAGGTGGCGGCGGCGAAGAAGACGTTCGCCGAGGTCGGTCTCGACGATCTCATCGAGGTGTTGGAGGGTGACGCGGTGGCCACGCTCGAGCAGCTCAGCGGGCCAGTGGATTTCGTGCTGCTCGATGGCTGGAAAGAGCTCTACGTGCCGGTACTGGAACTTCTCGAACCGCGACTGTCGCCGGGCACGCTCGTGGTCGCCGACAACACCTCGATGGCCGAGCTGGCACCGTATCTCGAGTACGTGCGCGAGCCGGCGAACGGCTACGTCAGCGTGAACTTTCCCGCGCGGGACGCCGACAGTATGGAGATCAGCTGCCGCGTATAG
- a CDS encoding DUF4129 domain-containing protein, with protein MTGIDRSTQRVIAVIALMIVAAVALRGYIPGGGEPISERERPPSNPAALIVVIVMVCAAVAIIGFAIIARLRDRTPRPAAQGELPQASRMKGRPSLRFTLIVAGLVLGWLLLVLLLTRLGGPPEPAPDAPTAPETSTQAPDTTTRPAPADEPAPDTNVIGYLIPPMLILMVLVVVGTAVISKRQRSSAVQQLGDDDAPAPAASPAAGASLVRAAEVGLAEIGDRTREPREAIIACYAAMERELTRVPGAVPQDCDTPSEVLARAVDNGALRADSATELVELFEEARFSPHVMTEEHRDAAVSVLERVLAELPDSAARSSA; from the coding sequence ATGACCGGTATCGACAGGTCGACGCAGCGCGTGATCGCGGTGATCGCGCTCATGATCGTTGCCGCCGTGGCGCTGCGCGGCTACATTCCCGGCGGCGGCGAACCGATCTCGGAGCGGGAACGGCCGCCGAGCAATCCGGCCGCACTGATCGTGGTCATCGTGATGGTGTGTGCGGCGGTGGCGATCATCGGGTTCGCGATCATCGCCCGGCTGCGCGACCGCACGCCGCGGCCCGCGGCGCAGGGAGAATTGCCGCAGGCGTCGCGTATGAAGGGTCGCCCCAGCCTGCGGTTCACCCTGATCGTGGCAGGCCTGGTCCTCGGTTGGCTGCTGCTGGTGCTGTTGTTGACGCGGCTCGGCGGGCCACCCGAACCCGCACCTGACGCGCCGACGGCCCCGGAGACCAGTACCCAGGCGCCGGACACCACCACCAGACCGGCCCCCGCCGACGAACCCGCACCCGACACCAACGTGATCGGATACCTGATCCCGCCGATGCTGATCCTGATGGTTCTGGTGGTCGTCGGCACGGCCGTCATATCGAAGCGGCAACGAAGCAGCGCAGTGCAGCAACTCGGCGACGACGACGCCCCCGCCCCCGCCGCGTCTCCGGCGGCGGGGGCTTCTCTCGTTCGCGCGGCGGAAGTCGGGCTTGCCGAGATCGGCGACCGAACCAGGGAACCGCGTGAGGCGATCATCGCCTGCTATGCCGCGATGGAACGCGAGCTGACCCGGGTGCCGGGTGCGGTCCCGCAAGACTGTGACACCCCCTCCGAGGTGCTGGCGCGGGCCGTGGACAACGGTGCCCTGCGGGCCGACAGCGCGACCGAACTCGTCGAGTTGTTCGAGGAGGCGAGGTTCTCCCCGCACGTGATGACGGAAGAGCATCGTGATGCGGCGGTGAGCGTACTGGAGCGTGTGCTCGCCGAGCTTCCGGACAGCGCCGCAAGGAGCAGCGCATGA
- a CDS encoding AAA family ATPase gives MTEHAGTTTTANCESVLDEIGRVVVGKRGALTLILTTVLAGGHVLIEDLPGLGKTLIARSFAAALGLEFKRVQFTPDLLPADLLGSTVYDMQSGRFEFRSGPIFTNLLLADEINRTPPKTQAALLEAMAEGQVSIDGVTHQLPAPFIVLATDNPIEYEGTYPLPEAQLDRFTIRLELRYLSEQEETSMLRRRIDRGAAEPTVHQIVDAHELLAMRESVEQVTVHDDVLRYVVSLAAATRQHPQVAVGASPRAELDLVQLARARALLLGRDYVIPEDVKSLAVPSISHRISLRPEMWVRRVHGSDVVEELLRRLPVPRTSG, from the coding sequence GTGACCGAACACGCTGGCACGACAACCACGGCGAACTGCGAGTCCGTTCTCGACGAAATCGGCCGGGTGGTGGTCGGCAAACGCGGTGCGCTCACCCTGATCCTCACCACCGTGCTGGCAGGCGGGCACGTGCTGATCGAGGACCTGCCCGGCCTCGGCAAGACGTTGATCGCACGGTCGTTCGCCGCCGCGTTGGGCCTGGAGTTCAAGCGGGTGCAGTTCACCCCGGACCTGTTGCCCGCCGACCTCCTAGGGTCGACGGTGTACGACATGCAGTCTGGTCGGTTCGAGTTCCGGTCCGGACCCATCTTCACGAACCTGCTTCTCGCGGACGAAATCAACCGCACCCCGCCAAAAACCCAGGCGGCGCTGCTGGAGGCAATGGCCGAGGGGCAGGTCAGCATTGACGGCGTCACCCATCAGCTGCCCGCCCCGTTCATCGTGCTGGCCACCGACAACCCGATCGAGTACGAAGGCACCTATCCCTTGCCGGAGGCGCAGTTGGACCGGTTCACGATCCGGCTCGAACTGCGGTACCTCTCCGAGCAGGAGGAGACCTCGATGTTGCGCAGGCGCATCGACCGCGGCGCCGCCGAACCCACCGTGCACCAGATCGTCGATGCCCACGAACTGCTCGCGATGCGGGAGTCGGTGGAACAGGTCACCGTCCACGACGACGTGCTCCGCTATGTGGTGTCCCTGGCCGCCGCGACACGTCAGCATCCGCAGGTCGCGGTCGGCGCGAGCCCCCGGGCGGAACTGGACCTCGTCCAGCTCGCCCGCGCGCGGGCATTGCTGTTGGGCCGCGACTACGTGATCCCCGAGGACGTCAAATCCCTTGCGGTCCCGTCGATCTCGCACCGTATCAGCCTGCGTCCGGAGATGTGGGTGCGCCGCGTGCACGGCAGCGACGTGGTGGAGGAGCTGCTGCGGCGGCTTCCGGTGCCACGGACGAGCGGGTGA
- a CDS encoding DUF58 domain-containing protein, producing MIETRATEAQLRWRPSSLTLAILTCVAVLLAVAVIASLWQLVAFAAPLLGVVCSVGWQRPVPRVVVHADPGAHRCFESETAQVHVWATAESETDYDALALTAEVVPGMRIDKAENGSRECHTVSAERWGRYPILARVTVRARGGLLQGAAVVDAADIYVFPMAPPQSTSIPRTDLLDRLGTHLTRHIGPGVEYADVRRYVPGDQLRTVNWPVSARRGSLHVTQRLTDRAADVVVLVDNYPQPAGPATEATDRTVRGAVQVVQSALRSGDRAGVVALGDRRPRWLGADIGRRQFYRVLDAVLAVEGGYETTPGTLAPRAAVPPGAIVVAFSTLLDTEFALALIDLRRRGHTVVAVDVLEGAPFENECDSVVARMWSLQRSFMYRDMGTVGVDIVNWRAVDTLDTVMHLVPDHRRSVRVRR from the coding sequence GTGATCGAGACCCGCGCCACGGAGGCGCAACTGCGTTGGCGCCCATCGTCACTCACGCTCGCGATCCTCACCTGCGTCGCAGTCCTGCTGGCGGTGGCCGTGATCGCCTCGCTCTGGCAACTGGTGGCGTTCGCAGCACCGCTTTTGGGGGTGGTCTGCTCGGTCGGCTGGCAGCGCCCTGTTCCCCGGGTCGTCGTGCACGCCGACCCCGGTGCGCACCGCTGCTTCGAATCAGAGACCGCACAGGTGCATGTCTGGGCGACCGCCGAATCCGAAACGGATTACGACGCGCTCGCGCTCACGGCCGAGGTCGTGCCCGGAATGCGAATCGATAAGGCGGAAAACGGCTCTCGCGAATGTCACACGGTCTCCGCCGAGAGATGGGGCCGGTACCCGATCCTGGCCAGGGTGACCGTGCGTGCGAGGGGCGGGCTGCTGCAGGGGGCAGCCGTCGTGGATGCCGCCGACATCTACGTGTTCCCGATGGCGCCGCCGCAGTCGACGTCGATTCCGCGCACCGACCTGCTCGACCGACTGGGCACCCACCTCACCCGGCACATCGGGCCCGGCGTCGAATACGCAGACGTCCGCCGGTACGTGCCCGGTGATCAGCTGCGGACCGTCAACTGGCCGGTGAGCGCACGCCGCGGCAGCCTGCACGTCACGCAGCGACTGACCGACCGCGCCGCCGACGTCGTGGTGCTGGTGGACAACTATCCGCAGCCCGCCGGACCGGCCACCGAAGCCACCGATCGCACCGTGCGGGGTGCCGTTCAGGTCGTGCAGAGCGCGCTGCGCAGCGGTGACCGCGCCGGGGTCGTCGCGCTCGGGGACCGTCGACCGCGCTGGCTCGGCGCCGACATCGGTCGGCGGCAGTTCTACCGGGTGCTCGACGCGGTGCTCGCTGTCGAGGGCGGTTACGAGACGACACCCGGCACGCTGGCACCGCGCGCGGCGGTTCCGCCGGGGGCGATCGTCGTCGCGTTCTCGACATTGCTCGACACGGAGTTCGCATTGGCGCTGATCGACCTTCGCAGGCGCGGCCACACCGTGGTCGCCGTCGATGTCCTCGAAGGTGCACCCTTCGAGAACGAATGCGACAGCGTCGTCGCCAGGATGTGGTCGCTGCAGCGGTCATTCATGTATCGCGACATGGGCACCGTCGGGGTCGATATCGTCAACTGGCGCGCCGTCGACACGCTCGATACGGTCATGCATTTGGTACCCGATCACCGTCGTTCCGTGCGGGTACGGCGATGA
- a CDS encoding MFS transporter gives MPSDVRKAVTGASIGNAVEWFDFAIYGFLATFIAANFFPSGDETAALLKAFAIFAAAFFMRPLGGFVFGPLGDRIGRQRVLAVVILLMSGATVAIGLLPTYASIGVAAPLLLFFLRCLQGFSAGGEYGGGAVYLAEFASEKRRGVTITFMAWSGVLGFLLGSVTVTLLQALLPADAMNSYGWRIPFLIAGPLGLIGLYIRLRLDDTPQFAELSKTEQVAKSPLREAVTTSWRPILQVIGLFVVFNVGYYVVFTFMQTYLIVTLKFSKPEAFTSMTLATFVALVLILPLAALSDRLGRKPLLIAGSVAFALLAYPLFLLLNAGSLAAAITAHCVLAAIESIYVSTAVSAGVELFATTVRYSGFSIGYNICVAGFGGTTPYVVTWLTAQTGNRTAPAIYLIAAAVISLGTVLTLRETAARPLPQTSDRRLATALE, from the coding sequence ATGCCGTCAGATGTCCGCAAGGCCGTCACCGGTGCATCGATCGGTAACGCCGTCGAATGGTTCGACTTCGCGATCTACGGATTCCTGGCGACCTTCATCGCGGCGAACTTCTTCCCGTCCGGCGACGAGACGGCGGCGCTGCTGAAAGCGTTCGCGATCTTCGCGGCCGCCTTCTTCATGCGACCGTTGGGAGGCTTCGTCTTCGGTCCCCTCGGCGACCGGATCGGGCGACAGCGCGTGCTGGCCGTGGTGATCCTGCTGATGTCGGGCGCAACCGTGGCCATCGGCCTGCTCCCGACGTACGCCTCGATCGGTGTCGCGGCCCCGCTGCTGCTGTTCTTCCTGCGCTGTCTGCAAGGGTTCTCGGCCGGCGGCGAATACGGTGGCGGCGCTGTCTACCTGGCCGAGTTCGCGTCGGAGAAAAGGCGGGGCGTGACGATCACGTTCATGGCATGGTCGGGGGTCCTCGGGTTCCTCCTCGGATCCGTGACCGTGACGCTGCTGCAGGCACTGCTGCCCGCCGACGCGATGAACAGCTACGGCTGGCGAATTCCGTTCCTCATCGCGGGCCCGCTCGGCCTCATCGGCCTGTACATCCGGCTGCGCCTCGACGACACCCCGCAGTTCGCTGAGCTCAGCAAGACCGAGCAGGTCGCCAAGTCGCCGCTGCGGGAAGCGGTGACGACGTCCTGGCGGCCCATCCTGCAGGTGATCGGCCTGTTCGTCGTCTTCAACGTCGGGTACTACGTGGTGTTCACGTTTATGCAGACCTATCTGATCGTGACGCTGAAGTTCTCCAAGCCCGAGGCCTTCACATCGATGACCCTGGCGACGTTCGTCGCGCTGGTGCTCATCCTTCCGCTCGCGGCGCTGTCCGACCGGTTGGGTCGCAAGCCGCTCCTGATCGCCGGGTCAGTGGCCTTTGCGCTCCTGGCCTACCCGTTGTTCCTGCTGCTGAACGCCGGGTCGCTGGCCGCCGCGATCACCGCCCACTGCGTACTGGCGGCCATCGAGTCGATCTACGTGTCGACCGCGGTGTCCGCCGGTGTCGAGCTGTTCGCCACGACCGTGCGCTACAGCGGGTTCTCCATCGGATACAACATCTGCGTCGCGGGATTCGGCGGCACCACGCCGTACGTCGTCACCTGGCTCACCGCACAAACCGGCAACAGGACCGCGCCCGCGATCTACCTGATCGCAGCGGCGGTCATCTCACTCGGCACGGTTCTGACACTGCGAGAGACGGCGGCCCGGCCGCTTCCGCAGACCAGCGACCGCAGGCTCGCGACAGCGTTAGAGTAA